The Helianthus annuus cultivar XRQ/B chromosome 16, HanXRQr2.0-SUNRISE, whole genome shotgun sequence genome includes a window with the following:
- the LOC110917202 gene encoding CASP-like protein 3A1, which translates to MINPGEKDMQEPIDVENGKRHPRNYDVMHAGLRLVCLSASLASIVVMTTAKERSTLSLYGFNLPVYSKWSFSDSFDYLVGVSAAVALHSLLQLLMTSRMLLRKSSIISSKKHAWVLFASDQVFAFAMMSGGSAASGVTSLNRTGIKHSSLPNFCKPLHSFCDRVALSIAFAFFGCFLLAMSSALDVVWLSEY; encoded by the exons ATGATCAATCCTGGAGAAAAAGATATGCAGGAGCCCATTGATGTCGAAAATGGCAAGAGGCACCCCCGGAACTATGATGTAATGCATGCGGGTTTACGACTTGTTTGCTTATCCGCATCCTTGGCTTCTATTGTCGTAATGACTACTGCGAAAGAGAGATCAACTCTCTCGCTCTATGGGTTTAACCTCCCGGTTTACTCCAAATGGTCATTCTCCGATTCCTTCGA CTATTTGGTTGGCGTATCGGCGGCTGTAGCACTTCACTCTCTACTTCAGCTGCTCATGACATCAAGAATGCTGCTAAGGAAGTCTTCCATTATTTCTTCCAAGAAGCATGCATGGGTTCTTTTTGCTAGTGATCAG GTTTTTGCGTTTGCGATGATGAGTGGTGGATCGGCTGCCTCAGGCGTCACAAGTCTAAACCGAACAGGAATCAAACACTCGTCTCTACCCAATTTCTGTAAGCCGTTGCATAGTTTTTGTGATCGTGTTGCGCTTTCAATTGCGTTTGCGTTCTTTGGTTGCTTCTTGCTTGCCATGTCTTCGGCTCTTGATGTGGTTTGGTTGTCCGAGTACTGA